In Gracilibacillus salitolerans, the sequence GAGGCAAGCCATCATTTGATATTGATCGTGTTTTCAATGTTAAAGAAACAAAACAATCTGAAGAGAAAAAACTTTGACACAATATTATCGGTTTCATATATAAGACACCTCTTCTAGTCATACGTTGAGGTGTTTTTTCCTGCGCTCTACTTTATAATCAGTCAACCAAATATTAGGTTGAGAAGTACTATTTAAACAAGTATCAATCCTTCCAGGTTCTAAGTAAAAATGGAGAGGAACTTGAAGGATCTCCTATCATCAAAGATACATTAAATGTAAAGTATGGAGAAACCTATGAAATAGCATTTGTTGCAGACAATCCCGGAAACTGGTTATTCCACTGTCATGATTTACATTATGCTTCAAATGGAATGGTGAGTATGGTTAAGTATCATCATTTTGAAGAGTTTTATACTGGTACAGGTCGGGTGGATAACCAACCTGAATAGATAATTTAAGAGACCAGGACAAAGCATTAATAATACCGAATTTAAAAATCAAATCCTTCCTTGGATATCTCGCGCTCTTCCTTGGATATATTCATTTATCTAAGGGAGAATTACATCTTTCCAAGGAACAAAAATACTTATCCAAGGAAAAGAACACAAATCAAATATACCAAGCTCTTCTTTTATGTGTTCAAAACCGAATCGATCTACAAATCGATAAAACTTCTCCCTCTTCTTATCATTTTGTCGATAAATAATAACTCTTCATTTAAAGCGTTACTTAAGCTTTTAATAATTTCGCATTAATTGCTACAATAACTGTACTTAAACTCATAAGAACCGCTCCCACTGCCGGGCTTAATACAATCCCAAGTGGAGCTAAAACACCTGCTGCTAATGGAATAGCGAAAATGTTATACCCTGTTGCCCACCAGAGATTTTGAACCATTTTACGATATGTTTTTTTCGATAGTTCCATTAAATCTACAACATCTTTTGGATTACTTCGAACAAGAACAACATCCGCTGTTTCCATTGCTACATCTGTTCCAGCACCGATTGCAATCCCTAAATCAGCTGTTGCCAAGGCAGGTGCATCATTTACACCATCTCCTGTCATAGCAACCTTCCACCCTTTTTCTTCTTTTATTTTCTTCACCTGGTTCGCCTTATCATCTGGTAAAACTTCTGCATATACTTCATCGATATCTAATTGTTTTGCTACCCAGTTAGCCACTTTTTGATTGTCTCCTGTTAGCATGATCGAACGTACTCCATTTTCTTTTAAGGATGTAATTGCCTCCTTTGCTGTTTCGCGGACCATGTCTGCTAGTGCAATCATCCCGGTCAATTCGTCTTCAAGTAGTACAAATACGACGGTCTTCCCTTCCTCTGACATTTCATTAAACAACTGCTGATCGTAACTTAAATGATGATTTTTTACATAGCCTGGACTGACAACATTTACTTTCTTGCCGTTTACTTTGCCCTGAATACCTTTACCAGTTATAGATTCAAAATCTGTTACTTTACCTAACTTAACCTTTCTTTCCTCAGAAAATTTAACAATTCCTGTTGCTATTGGGTGTTCAGAATTTTGCTCTAAGCTTGCTGCAAAACTTAAAATCTCATCCTCGTTGTAGCTTTCGCTAGGTACAATATTAGTTACACCAAACTCTCCTTTGGTCAGCGTACCAGTTTTATCAAAAACAACAGCATTCAGATTACGTGCCCCCTCAAAGTTAGCACGGTTCCGAATTAATAATCCTTTTTTAGCAGAAATCGCTGTAGAAACTGCTATAACAAGTGGTGCTGCCAGTCCCAAGGCATGTGGACATGTAATAACCATTACTGTAACCATTCGTTCAATCGCAACATCCAAAGAATGACCAAGCAGCATCCAAATAAATAGGGTGGCAAATCCAGCAACTAAAGCAAGGTAAAATAACCATTTGGCCGCGCGGTTCGTTAAATCCTGGGTTCTGGATTTTGATTCCTGCGCTTCTTTCACCATGGTAATAACCTGTGATAAATAAGATTCTTCCCCAGTTTTTTCTACTTGTATCGTAAGTGAACCTTCATTATTAACTGAGCCGCCGATTACTTCATCCCCTTCAAACTTTTCGACTGGTACGGATTCACCTGTAAGCATCGATTCATCTATAGCTGATTTTCCATCCATGATTGTTCCATCAACAGGGATCTTTTCACCTGGTTTTACAAGAACCCGATCATTATTTTTTAACTCCGTTAAAGGAACATCCTTCACTTCATCGTTGTCATCTAAGCGATGTGCTTCATTTGGCATGAGTTTCACCAGTTGCTCAAGTGCATTAGATGCACCCATTACGGATCGCATTTCAATCCAGTGACCTAATAGCATGATGTCGACCAATGTAGCTAATTCCCAGAAAAGCTGATTACCTACCCAGCCAAATACAACCATGGTGCTGTATCCATATGCAATGGTAATAGCAAGAGCAATTAACATCATCATCCCTGGGTTCTTGTCTTTTAATTCTCTTATTCCACCTATTATAAATGGCCAGCCACCATAAAAGAATACTACCGATGATAAGGCGAATAAAATATACATATCACCTGTAAAGCGCCAATCCACTCCCATGAAATCTTGAATCATAGGTGATAAAGCGAGAATTGGGATAGTAATAATTAAGGAAATAAAGAATTTCTTCTTAAAATCCGCCACCATATTTCCATGATCATGGTGACCATGTCCTCCGTGACTGCCGTGATCATGGCCGTGACTCTTATGTTTATCATGCACATGATCATGCTCATCGTGTTCTTCGTGATTATGTACATGGCTATGATGGCCATGGTGCTGGTGTTTATGATGTTCATGTTTATGATGTTCATGTTTTTCATGCTCATGTTTTGCCATAAATATCACTCCTTCTACATATACTCTACCCTGGTATTTTAATTACAAACCAAACAACATTCCTTTTTAGAAGAATTTTAAAAAAGCTATAGAGTGTTTATAGGTGAAACTAGCTCTATAGCTTAATCCTTCATTATTCAATTGCTGACAGTTCATCTTCGGTTACCCATTTATGATTAGTAACCTCTTCACCGGTAGTAGTCAGTGCAAAATCAACCATGTAAACAGTGGTTTCTTTAGCTGAATCAATTTCGGCTGTTGCGCCATCCATACCTTCCATATGATCAGCATTAATAGTTGCTTCATCTCCAGGCTCTAAAGGTTCTTCTCCAGCATCTTCTAATTCTTCATGGATGACCCATTTGTGATCTGTAACTCTTTCACCACCATTTGTTGGAGTGTAAGACACCGTATACACCGTTGTATCATATGCACCAACAATCGTTGCCTCGGCACCACTCATACCTTCCATATGGTCCGCTTCTATGATTGCTTGACTGCCTACTTCATATGTAGGATTTTCCGCTTCCTCTAAATCTTCTGGAACCTCCCCGGACCCTGACATATTCATATCTGAATGGTCCATTTCATCATGTGATTCAGATTCTGTCTCCATTTCTTCTTCTGTGTCTGCGCCTTCAGGATTTGTTTCTTCAGTGTCTTCACTACAAGCAGATAGAACCATTACAGCTAATAGAGAAAGCAGGGTAATTTTAAATTTACTCATTAGATATCCCTCCTCAATTTATTTGAGTATACAATACCCTATATAATGGCTGATTATGTGCAGAATATTATATATGTTGGAAAAAAACTTTTTTCGCTATTTAATTTTACGGTAAAAGTAACCAATAACCATTAATATCAAGGATGACACTACAAATAGTTGACCTAAAGAAGTATAATTCAGTTGCACCCCATCTTGACTTTCTATATTCTCATTATCAGAAACATTAGGAAGCTTGTCCTCTTTTGAATCCATTTTTTTTAATTTAAATGAATGGATAACTTCCTCATCTTCATTGACGATAACCAATTCACCATTTGTAGTTACTTGTTTATCGATTTCATTATTTAAAGGTTGAGTATACGCTAATTTTTCAGGTGTAGTATATTTATCTCCTTCTAGAGTAAAGGAAGTATCTTCAGCAATGTAAGATGTTTTGTAATGATCGAATCCATAGTTTAAGAGATTAATAGTATCCTCATATGCCCCATTGCTATCATTGCTTTTCAAGGTAATGACGATTAAACTTAAGTCCTCATTCTCTGCTGTTGTGGTAAGTGTATAACCAGATTCGTGAACAAAACCATTTTTTCCGCCTGTAATATTCTCATAAGGAATTTCTCCCTTCAGTAATTTGTGATGAGTAATAAGTGTAGTATCCCACGCCTTTCCATCCCACTCCATTTCTTTTGTACCGAATATTTCTGCAAAAGTTTCGTTTTTCATAGCATATTTTGTTACTTTTGCTAGATCTTCAGCCGTTGTAACATGTTCAGGATCAAATAAACCGTGTGGATTCTTTAAATGAGTATGCTCAACACCAATCACATTTTCGAGATAATCATTTATATCTTCCGAGAATTGCTCTTCACTCCCACTTACATACTCAGCAATTGCTACTCCAGCATCATTACCAGAATTAATTAATAAACCTTTAATTAATTTTTCTAGCCGGACTTTTTCACCTTTCTCTAAGAAAACAGTTGTACCTTCTATATTTTTAGCACTTGCATTACTACTAATAGTCACCATATCATTTAGATCCGCATTTTCTATTGCGTAAATTGCAGTAATAATCTTAGTAAGGCTTGCAGGATACATTTGGGAGGCGGCATTTTTCTTATAGAGAATTTGTCCAGATTCTGCTTCCATTATTATCGCCGCTTCACTTTCAATGCTGGGTAAAGTATTCGATTCAGCACTAACAGTTGGAAGAAAAATAGTATTAATCACAATTAATGTAGTTAAAAATAGTACACACCTTCTCATTTCTACTCTCCTATTAGAAATACTTATGATATTCTATTATAACTAGAAAATATGAAGAAAGAATGCAAATTTATCATTTGTAATAGTAGCTTAAAATAGTAGTAAAACTGTAAAAACACTGTATTTATTTGCCAATCCCACCTGGTTTCATTCACAGCTTTAATATTTACCCTGCGAGAACAAAAGAAGATCATTTCAACATCGTAGTAGCAAGAGAACTGATAAACTAAAATGGCGACCTTCTTGTGGAAGAATCGCCATTTATCGTTATCTTATATTTATATTTGATACAAGCGGGCTATACGATATTACACCAATCCCCTCTTGCGCATGTTTGGTTGTTCTCCAAGAAATGATATAAATCAGGGGAGGAAGAAGTTAGCTTGAGGGTTCAAAGAAAAAGCCTACCTAGAGAGAATTTACACCTTTAGCGAGCCACGGAATCCCCTCGCACCATAGTAGGATTCTGCTCCATTGTGGTACACAAAGACAGTATCATAGCGACGATCACAAAATAGAGCTCCACCTAGTTTTCTAATATTTGCAGGTGTTTGGACCCAGCTTGATGTTTTTTTATCGAAATCTTCCAGTTTCTGCAATTCGCGGTATTGT encodes:
- a CDS encoding heavy metal translocating P-type ATPase; this encodes MAKHEHEKHEHHKHEHHKHQHHGHHSHVHNHEEHDEHDHVHDKHKSHGHDHGSHGGHGHHDHGNMVADFKKKFFISLIITIPILALSPMIQDFMGVDWRFTGDMYILFALSSVVFFYGGWPFIIGGIRELKDKNPGMMMLIALAITIAYGYSTMVVFGWVGNQLFWELATLVDIMLLGHWIEMRSVMGASNALEQLVKLMPNEAHRLDDNDEVKDVPLTELKNNDRVLVKPGEKIPVDGTIMDGKSAIDESMLTGESVPVEKFEGDEVIGGSVNNEGSLTIQVEKTGEESYLSQVITMVKEAQESKSRTQDLTNRAAKWLFYLALVAGFATLFIWMLLGHSLDVAIERMVTVMVITCPHALGLAAPLVIAVSTAISAKKGLLIRNRANFEGARNLNAVVFDKTGTLTKGEFGVTNIVPSESYNEDEILSFAASLEQNSEHPIATGIVKFSEERKVKLGKVTDFESITGKGIQGKVNGKKVNVVSPGYVKNHHLSYDQQLFNEMSEEGKTVVFVLLEDELTGMIALADMVRETAKEAITSLKENGVRSIMLTGDNQKVANWVAKQLDIDEVYAEVLPDDKANQVKKIKEEKGWKVAMTGDGVNDAPALATADLGIAIGAGTDVAMETADVVLVRSNPKDVVDLMELSKKTYRKMVQNLWWATGYNIFAIPLAAGVLAPLGIVLSPAVGAVLMSLSTVIVAINAKLLKA
- a CDS encoding YdhK family protein, which codes for MSKFKITLLSLLAVMVLSACSEDTEETNPEGADTEEEMETESESHDEMDHSDMNMSGSGEVPEDLEEAENPTYEVGSQAIIEADHMEGMSGAEATIVGAYDTTVYTVSYTPTNGGERVTDHKWVIHEELEDAGEEPLEPGDEATINADHMEGMDGATAEIDSAKETTVYMVDFALTTTGEEVTNHKWVTEDELSAIE
- a CDS encoding D-alanyl-D-alanine carboxypeptidase family protein, with the protein product MRRCVLFLTTLIVINTIFLPTVSAESNTLPSIESEAAIIMEAESGQILYKKNAASQMYPASLTKIITAIYAIENADLNDMVTISSNASAKNIEGTTVFLEKGEKVRLEKLIKGLLINSGNDAGVAIAEYVSGSEEQFSEDINDYLENVIGVEHTHLKNPHGLFDPEHVTTAEDLAKVTKYAMKNETFAEIFGTKEMEWDGKAWDTTLITHHKLLKGEIPYENITGGKNGFVHESGYTLTTTAENEDLSLIVITLKSNDSNGAYEDTINLLNYGFDHYKTSYIAEDTSFTLEGDKYTTPEKLAYTQPLNNEIDKQVTTNGELVIVNEDEEVIHSFKLKKMDSKEDKLPNVSDNENIESQDGVQLNYTSLGQLFVVSSLILMVIGYFYRKIK